Proteins from a genomic interval of Rosa chinensis cultivar Old Blush chromosome 2, RchiOBHm-V2, whole genome shotgun sequence:
- the LOC112186726 gene encoding GDSL esterase/lipase EXL3, with product MNFLTQKLPLFFPVIIVTFIIYHSAAALTLPKNVTFPAVIVWGDSIVDPGNNNLVNTIVKCNFEPYGRDYAGGVPTGRFSNGRVPSDLIAEELGIKKILPAYLDPNLQLEDLLTGVSFASGGSGYDPLTPKIVNVLSLSDQLELFKEYKSKIDAAVGVERREIIVSKGVHIVCIGSDDIANTYLSTPFRSPHYDIPAYTDLMANSASKFFQGLYGVGARKIGVVGIPAIGCVPSQRTMSGDIKRGCSAKANRAASLFNSKLSSLIESLNKKLPEAKFVYFDIYNPLVSIIQNPSKYGFEVVNKGCCGTGNIEVSILCTRFSLGTCSDPSKYIFWDSYHPTEKAYKTLVPMAFDKEIHKLF from the exons ATGAATTTTCTCACCCAAAaacttcctctcttttttccaGTCATCATTGTTACATTCATCATCTACCATAGTGCTGCTGCTTTAACACTACCAAAAAATGTAACGTTTCCGGCAGTGATTGTTTGGGGAGATTCAATAGTGGATCCCGGAAACAACAACCTAGTCAACACTATAGTAAAATGCAACTTTGAACCTTATGGGAGGGACTACGCCGGAGGAGTGCCTACCGGAAGGTTTAGCAACGGAAGAGTCCCCTCAGACTTGATAG ctgAAGAACTTGGAATCAAGAAGATTTTACCGGCTTATCTGGATCCGAACCTGCAGCTTGAAGACCTACTTACTGGTGTAAGTTTTGCCTCTGGTGGTTCTGGTTATGATCCCCTCACTCCCAAAATAGTG AATGTGTTATCATTATCAGATCAATTAGAGTTGTTCAAAGAGTACAAAAGCAAAATAGATGCAGCAGTTGGGGtggaaagaagagaaattatAGTGTCAAAAGGAGTACACATTGTGTGCATAGGAAGTGATGACATTGCAAACACTTACCTCTCTACACCATTCAGGAGCCCTCACTACGATATTCCAGCCTATACAGATCTCATGGCCAATTCAGCTTCAAAGTTCTTTCAG GGCCTTTATGGAGTAGGAGCAAGAAAGATCGGAGTAGTAGGTATACCAGCAATTGGGTGTGTGCCATCACAGAGGACAATGAGTGGAGACATAAAGAGAGGGTGTTCAGCCAAAGCCAATCGAGCAGCTAGCCTCTTCAACTCCAAGCTCTCTTCCCTAATAGAGTCCCTCAATAAGAAGCTTCCAGAAGCAAAGTTTGTCTACTTTGATATCTATAATCCATTGGTTTCCATCATCCAAAATCCTTCTAAATATG GATTTGAAGTGGTGAATAAAGGGTGCTGCGGAACTGGAAACATAGAGGTCAGCATTCTTTGTACTCGTTTCTCTCTGGGCACTTGCAGCGATCCATCGAAATACATATTCTGGGACAGTTACCATCCCACAGAGAAGGCATACAAGACCCTTGTCCCCATGGCTTTCGATAAGGAAATTCACAAATTGTTCTGA